The genomic segment CACCAACGACAGCAAAGCCGACTACTCGGACGTGCTGGCCAAGCTGGCTTTCCTCAACCGGCAGAGCCAGTGCTCGGGGCGCTGCTCGCCGCCCCGCTGCTGGACGCCCAGCGAGCCCGAGTCCATCCACCAGGCGCCCGACACGCAGAGCATCTCCCACTTCTTGCACCGCGTGCAGGGCTTCCGCCGGCGCGGCGGCAAGGCGGGCGGCttcggcgggcgcggcgggggccaCGCCGCCCGCGCCTCCCGCTGCTCCTTCAGCGACTTCTTCGAGGGCATCGGCAAGAAGAAGAAGGCGCCCGCCGCCGTGCACGCCGACCCCGTGCACCCGCGCAAGAGGGGGCGGCCCGAGCCCGACCCCGTGGGCAAGCCCAAGCGGAAGCGGCGCGCCCGCAAGAACGGCGTGCTCTTCCCCGAGCAAAACCCCGGCCAGAGCTTCAGCGACAGCGCCTCGGAGTGGGCCGGCGACAAgggcagcccctgggccccccaccacggccaccccggCGGCCAAGCCGGCCGCAACTGCAGCTACCAGGGGGCCGAGGCTCGGCCGTTCCACTCGGCGGCCCTGGATTCGGGCTCCTCCGGCCGCGCCGGCTTCTTCGCGGGGAGCGCGCCGTCCTCGCAGGCCGAGGTCAGCCAGGAGAGGCACAGCCTCTTCACCGGCTACTTCCGCTCCTTGCTGGACTCGGACGACTCCTCCGACCTGCTGGACTTCGCCCTCTCGGCCTCGCGCTCCGAATCGCGCAagtcggccgccgccgccgcctacacggccccccccggcgccctggCGGGCCAACGCGGCCTGGCCGCCTACCCGGCCCGCGGCGGCAAggtggcggcggcccccggcgccgaggCCGCCTTCCACGCCGCCATGCAAGGCCGGCAGGCcttcccggccggccggcccgccgcctACGGCGTGGCTCAAGCCGCCTCCGAATGCCGCGGCGCCGACTCCTTCCCCAAGCTGGCGCCGCCCTCGGCCGTGTCCCGGTCGCCCACGGCTCACCCGgcggccagcgccggccccgcgtaCTCGCAGTACGGCGGCTACGGCCCGGGGCAGAGCGTGGCGCCCGCCAGCGTGTTCCCGCCGGGCAAGCAGTACCCGGCCGCCCAGGACTGCGCCAACAGCAAGGACTGCAGCTTCGCCtacggcagcggcagcagcctccCGTCTTCGCCCAGCAGCGCCCACAGCGCCGGCTACGCGCAGCAGACGACGGCCGGACCCAACCTGCCGCTCGGCAAGGCCTCCTTCTTCAACAGCTCCGAGGCGGGCCAGTTCTCCAGCGCCTCGCACACCCCGCTGCGCTGCGACAGCCGGGCCAGCACCGTCTCGCCGGGCGGCTACATGGTGCCCAAAGGTTCGGCCTCCTTCCAGCCCTCGCCCGAGAACTGCCGGCAGTTCCCCAGCGCGTCCCAGTGGGCTTTCCGGCAGGGTTACGGCGGCCTCGACTGGAACTCGGAGGCCTTCAGCCAGCTCTACAACCCGGGCTTCGAGTGCCACCTCAACGAGCCCAACGTCATCCTCGACATCTCCAACTACACGCCCCAGAAAGCCAAGCAGCAGACCGTCTCGGAGACCTTCTCCGAGTCCTCCTCCGACAGCACCCAGTTCAACCAGCCGGCCGGCTACCGGCGAGCCAACAGCGAGGCCTCGTCCAGCGAGGGCCAGTCcagcctgtccagcctggagaagctCATGATGGACTGGAACGAGGCGTCCTCGGCCCCGGGCTACAACTGGAACCAGAGCGTCCTCTTCCAGAGCAACTCCAAGCCCGGACGGGGCCGGCGGAAGAAAGTGGACATGTTCGACACTTCCCACCtgaacttctcctcctcttcctcgtcctcctccgTGTACCCCTCCAAGAGGAGCacggggccccggcagccccggggctcccgcggcGCTTGCGCCTCCAAGAAGGAGAGGGGGACGGGCAAGGCCAAATTCCCCACCAAGTCCCAGCCGGTGAACCCCCTCTTCCAAGAGAGCACAGACCTGGGCTTAGACTACTACAGCGGGGACAGTAGCAtgtcccccctgccctcccagtCCCGGGGCTTCGGGGTCGGCGAGCGGGACCCCTGCGACTACGCCGGCCCTTACTCCATGAACCCTTCCACCCCTTCCGACGGGACGTTCGTCCAAGGCTTTCAGAGCGACTCTCCCGGCTTGGGGCAGCCGGATTTGGAGAGCAAAcacttccctgccctccctcacCAGCTGGCTGCCCCCGGCCAGCAGACTGTGTTCGAGGCCGGCTTGCAGAAAGCCTTCTCGCCCAACTGCTCCCCGACGCTGGCCTTCAAGGAGGACCTGCGGGCGGGCGACATCCGCAAGCTGCCGGCCTGCGACTCGCTCAAACACAGCATGCAAGGGGGGGCCCTGCCGCACGCCCCGCACATGGCCTGCCGCGACCTCCCCATGCCTCAGCCACACTACGACTCCCCCAGCTGCAAAAACCCCCCGTACTGGTACTCCCCCAACGCCAGCACCCGGAGCCCCTCGTACGACAGCAAAGCGGGGGCCAGCATGCTCGTAGACTTCATGGGCAGGACGGACCCCTCGTGTCTCAACCCCCACTTGACCAGCCCTGGCGGCACCCATCCCTCCAAGGGCGAGAAGGAGCCCTTGGAGATGGCCCGGGCTCACCACCGAGGGCCGTACGCTTGTCCCTTGATCAATGACTTGAATATCTCCCCCGTACCGAGAGACTCaatgctgcagctgcaggacaaCTACAGGTACCCCAGTTTTGCACCCCAAGGGCACCCCGTCATGGCCCCCACCCAGAAGAGCGGGTTTTTGGGTCCAATGGTAGAGCAACACCCCGAGGACACTTTTACGGTCACCTCATTGTAGTGTCAGCTGACGTGCCAACCGGACAACGAGGTTTTGTTACAGGGTAGGTGCCGGCGCCTctcggggcgggcggcggagggggtCCGGGACGCGGGCGGCAAGGCGCCACGTCGGTGCAGCCGGGCGGGCTCTGCCGACGGGGAGGGTGACTGCGGGCGGCCAGCGCAGGCATGGGGTGCCAAGGGACGCGGCTGTCCCATTGGTGTCACCACCCCACCGAGCCGGTCTGGCGGTGGCTCCTGGGGACGAGCAtcacccgggaccccccccacgcGCGGCAGAGCCGCCCCAAGGGCCAGCTCAGCACCGCGCCGGGTTCGGGTGCGGGTGCCGGCACAGCccgtggcgcggcgcggcacggggTCTCGGTGGGGACGGGGCCGCCCGGGACCCTTCTCACCCTGCGTGTGTTGTGTTTCTCTTGCAGAGGTAATTTAGCCAGCACTTTTTTCTGGAACACTTTTCAAGTTCTGTATTTAACTGGGATtggaactgtttgtttgttttctaaaaaaaaaaaaaaaaaagaaaaaaagaaaagaaaaaaggaaaaaagttttaaaaagttcaaaAATAAGTGAAAcgcaaggaaaaaacaaaagaagaaatatggaagagagagaaaaaccctgttttttccccttcaaactcAAACTCGCTCCGTCTGAGAACAACGTGGCTCTGCTTTCCGGACTGCCGCCCCCCCCGCAGCCTCCCGCCCCGCAGCAGGACAatcggacggacggacggacggacggcgcCGGCGCTCCCGCCGCGAGCCGAGGGAAGACCcggcgggcagggagggagggcgggccgggcaggaggcggccgcgGGACCCGTGGGTTAGCCGGTTGGtttgtcccccccctccccaactccCCGACGAGAAAAGACGTCGAGGCGAAGGCAGAGCCGGCGCCGGAGGGCCGCGCGACGGCCCCGCTCTCGGCCCTTC from the Struthio camelus isolate bStrCam1 chromosome 23, bStrCam1.hap1, whole genome shotgun sequence genome contains:
- the AHDC1 gene encoding transcription factor Gibbin isoform X3, with the translated sequence MRVKPPGPVVTTSVVRGSPDYVREPKYYPPGHPAQRPAACPAEKALSCSVLSFPEGSCPALGREHQAGSLLHGDPADRCQSLHGGTKGEDLLGCAGEPRILGGSADESAARDRAPKTFPNATLASGRCNVDSIVALLRSKCGNGHINLHPVVQLIDIMKDLNRLSEDLKSSGVHLDCGTLRGGGGREESRLLPADRDLQYSFFSSPSLANSIRSPEERGVLCKTEPPRHARPRDGQAEGGGASAQQPPGHSGGMVGSKAPGEEAGCSQPDAGDYSDLAEADILNELASLACPGTQLLESQAMEAQPQLLPAQELDSQSRLLDSQSLESQPQLLDSQSLEPLPESLELQNLEPLGLQSLEPLSESLELQSLEPLSESLELQSLEPLAEPLGLQALEPLPGALEPPLLDSQAPLLAAEASLLPPPLETQAGAGAGEPLRPHGLQPRLGGCPLGGGAVKRGPCGGRGAGRCGEDHRKYALRRTDKPKILCRRRRAGRGRRADAAPESRLLPLALPAEAPAGPEEPSAPPLAPPSPPTALEADEGPKAPAAGKKSKCRGVRKMVVKMAKIPVSLGRRNKTTYKVSSLSSNLNLEGKELAASSSMEPTPLLKMKNNGRNVVVVFPPGEMPIILKRKRGRPPKNLLLGQAKPKEPTPEVKKRRRRKQKLASPQPSYIADTNDSKADYSDVLAKLAFLNRQSQCSGRCSPPRCWTPSEPESIHQAPDTQSISHFLHRVQGFRRRGGKAGGFGGRGGGHAARASRCSFSDFFEGIGKKKKAPAAVHADPVHPRKRGRPEPDPVGKPKRKRRARKNGVLFPEQNPGQSFSDSASEWAGDKGSPWAPHHGHPGGQAGRNCSYQGAEARPFHSAALDSGSSGRAGFFAGSAPSSQAEVSQERHSLFTGYFRSLLDSDDSSDLLDFALSASRSESRKSAAAAAYTAPPGALAGQRGLAAYPARGGKVAAAPGAEAAFHAAMQGRQAFPAGRPAAYGVAQAASECRGADSFPKLAPPSAVSRSPTAHPAASAGPAYSQYGGYGPGQSVAPASVFPPGKQYPAAQDCANSKDCSFAYGSGSSLPSSPSSAHSAGYAQQTTAGPNLPLGKASFFNSSEAGQFSSASHTPLRCDSRASTVSPGGYMVPKGSASFQPSPENCRQFPSASQWAFRQGYGGLDWNSEAFSQLYNPGFECHLNEPNVILDISNYTPQKAKQQTVSETFSESSSDSTQFNQPAGYRRANSEASSSEGQSSLSSLEKLMMDWNEASSAPGYNWNQSVLFQSNSKPGRGRRKKVDMFDTSHLNFSSSSSSSSVYPSKRSTGPRQPRGSRGACASKKERGTGKAKFPTKSQPVNPLFQESTDLGLDYYSGDSSMSPLPSQSRGFGVGERDPCDYAGPYSMNPSTPSDGTFVQGFQSDSPGLGQPDLESKHFPALPHQLAAPGQQTVFEAGLQKAFSPNCSPTLAFKEDLRAGDIRKLPACDSLKHSMQGGALPHAPHMACRDLPMPQPHYDSPSCKNPPYWYSPNASTRSPSYDSKAGASMLVDFMGRTDPSCLNPHLTSPGGTHPSKGEKEPLEMARAHHRGPYACPLINDLNISPVPRDSMLQLQDNYRYPSFAPQGHPVMAPTQKSGFLGPMVEQHPEDTFTVTSL
- the AHDC1 gene encoding transcription factor Gibbin isoform X1 translates to MKFEPQSGREVEVGGTALSTWLLLLFSTQPKGGCSLIWTRGEEKQAGTGICQEGAGKQREKPRDGSSVACQPVGLENGASPPAEWSPRAPGSGPRQPRSDGDGAQRSSQVNLHCKRSRPRELKCNSRSSSKAEGPCLTFPDPHVSNCSAKRHAGEEEFRMRVKPPGPVVTTSVVRGSPDYVREPKYYPPGHPAQRPAACPAEKALSCSVLSFPEGSCPALGREHQAGSLLHGDPADRCQSLHGGTKGEDLLGCAGEPRILGGSADESAARDRAPKTFPNATLASGRCNVDSIVALLRSKCGNGHINLHPVVQLIDIMKDLNRLSEDLKSSGVHLDCGTLRGGGGREESRLLPADRDLQYSFFSSPSLANSIRSPEERGVLCKTEPPRHARPRDGQAEGGGASAQQPPGHSGGMVGSKAPGEEAGCSQPDAGDYSDLAEADILNELASLACPGTQLLESQAMEAQPQLLPAQELDSQSRLLDSQSLESQPQLLDSQSLEPLPESLELQNLEPLGLQSLEPLSESLELQSLEPLSESLELQSLEPLAEPLGLQALEPLPGALEPPLLDSQAPLLAAEASLLPPPLETQAGAGAGEPLRPHGLQPRLGGCPLGGGAVKRGPCGGRGAGRCGEDHRKYALRRTDKPKILCRRRRAGRGRRADAAPESRLLPLALPAEAPAGPEEPSAPPLAPPSPPTALEADEGPKAPAAGKKSKCRGVRKMVVKMAKIPVSLGRRNKTTYKVSSLSSNLNLEGKELAASSSMEPTPLLKMKNNGRNVVVVFPPGEMPIILKRKRGRPPKNLLLGQAKPKEPTPEVKKRRRRKQKLASPQPSYIADTNDSKADYSDVLAKLAFLNRQSQCSGRCSPPRCWTPSEPESIHQAPDTQSISHFLHRVQGFRRRGGKAGGFGGRGGGHAARASRCSFSDFFEGIGKKKKAPAAVHADPVHPRKRGRPEPDPVGKPKRKRRARKNGVLFPEQNPGQSFSDSASEWAGDKGSPWAPHHGHPGGQAGRNCSYQGAEARPFHSAALDSGSSGRAGFFAGSAPSSQAEVSQERHSLFTGYFRSLLDSDDSSDLLDFALSASRSESRKSAAAAAYTAPPGALAGQRGLAAYPARGGKVAAAPGAEAAFHAAMQGRQAFPAGRPAAYGVAQAASECRGADSFPKLAPPSAVSRSPTAHPAASAGPAYSQYGGYGPGQSVAPASVFPPGKQYPAAQDCANSKDCSFAYGSGSSLPSSPSSAHSAGYAQQTTAGPNLPLGKASFFNSSEAGQFSSASHTPLRCDSRASTVSPGGYMVPKGSASFQPSPENCRQFPSASQWAFRQGYGGLDWNSEAFSQLYNPGFECHLNEPNVILDISNYTPQKAKQQTVSETFSESSSDSTQFNQPAGYRRANSEASSSEGQSSLSSLEKLMMDWNEASSAPGYNWNQSVLFQSNSKPGRGRRKKVDMFDTSHLNFSSSSSSSSVYPSKRSTGPRQPRGSRGACASKKERGTGKAKFPTKSQPVNPLFQESTDLGLDYYSGDSSMSPLPSQSRGFGVGERDPCDYAGPYSMNPSTPSDGTFVQGFQSDSPGLGQPDLESKHFPALPHQLAAPGQQTVFEAGLQKAFSPNCSPTLAFKEDLRAGDIRKLPACDSLKHSMQGGALPHAPHMACRDLPMPQPHYDSPSCKNPPYWYSPNASTRSPSYDSKAGASMLVDFMGRTDPSCLNPHLTSPGGTHPSKGEKEPLEMARAHHRGPYACPLINDLNISPVPRDSMLQLQDNYRYPSFAPQGHPVMAPTQKSGFLGPMVEQHPEDTFTVTSL
- the AHDC1 gene encoding transcription factor Gibbin isoform X2; this encodes MLSLKVASGAEGSGTLSGGQDAAPPDGRSLAKRPGSEGLGAQQPADGSSVACQPVGLENGASPPAEWSPRAPGSGPRQPRSDGDGAQRSSQVNLHCKRSRPRELKCNSRSSSKAEGPCLTFPDPHVSNCSAKRHAGEEEFRMRVKPPGPVVTTSVVRGSPDYVREPKYYPPGHPAQRPAACPAEKALSCSVLSFPEGSCPALGREHQAGSLLHGDPADRCQSLHGGTKGEDLLGCAGEPRILGGSADESAARDRAPKTFPNATLASGRCNVDSIVALLRSKCGNGHINLHPVVQLIDIMKDLNRLSEDLKSSGVHLDCGTLRGGGGREESRLLPADRDLQYSFFSSPSLANSIRSPEERGVLCKTEPPRHARPRDGQAEGGGASAQQPPGHSGGMVGSKAPGEEAGCSQPDAGDYSDLAEADILNELASLACPGTQLLESQAMEAQPQLLPAQELDSQSRLLDSQSLESQPQLLDSQSLEPLPESLELQNLEPLGLQSLEPLSESLELQSLEPLSESLELQSLEPLAEPLGLQALEPLPGALEPPLLDSQAPLLAAEASLLPPPLETQAGAGAGEPLRPHGLQPRLGGCPLGGGAVKRGPCGGRGAGRCGEDHRKYALRRTDKPKILCRRRRAGRGRRADAAPESRLLPLALPAEAPAGPEEPSAPPLAPPSPPTALEADEGPKAPAAGKKSKCRGVRKMVVKMAKIPVSLGRRNKTTYKVSSLSSNLNLEGKELAASSSMEPTPLLKMKNNGRNVVVVFPPGEMPIILKRKRGRPPKNLLLGQAKPKEPTPEVKKRRRRKQKLASPQPSYIADTNDSKADYSDVLAKLAFLNRQSQCSGRCSPPRCWTPSEPESIHQAPDTQSISHFLHRVQGFRRRGGKAGGFGGRGGGHAARASRCSFSDFFEGIGKKKKAPAAVHADPVHPRKRGRPEPDPVGKPKRKRRARKNGVLFPEQNPGQSFSDSASEWAGDKGSPWAPHHGHPGGQAGRNCSYQGAEARPFHSAALDSGSSGRAGFFAGSAPSSQAEVSQERHSLFTGYFRSLLDSDDSSDLLDFALSASRSESRKSAAAAAYTAPPGALAGQRGLAAYPARGGKVAAAPGAEAAFHAAMQGRQAFPAGRPAAYGVAQAASECRGADSFPKLAPPSAVSRSPTAHPAASAGPAYSQYGGYGPGQSVAPASVFPPGKQYPAAQDCANSKDCSFAYGSGSSLPSSPSSAHSAGYAQQTTAGPNLPLGKASFFNSSEAGQFSSASHTPLRCDSRASTVSPGGYMVPKGSASFQPSPENCRQFPSASQWAFRQGYGGLDWNSEAFSQLYNPGFECHLNEPNVILDISNYTPQKAKQQTVSETFSESSSDSTQFNQPAGYRRANSEASSSEGQSSLSSLEKLMMDWNEASSAPGYNWNQSVLFQSNSKPGRGRRKKVDMFDTSHLNFSSSSSSSSVYPSKRSTGPRQPRGSRGACASKKERGTGKAKFPTKSQPVNPLFQESTDLGLDYYSGDSSMSPLPSQSRGFGVGERDPCDYAGPYSMNPSTPSDGTFVQGFQSDSPGLGQPDLESKHFPALPHQLAAPGQQTVFEAGLQKAFSPNCSPTLAFKEDLRAGDIRKLPACDSLKHSMQGGALPHAPHMACRDLPMPQPHYDSPSCKNPPYWYSPNASTRSPSYDSKAGASMLVDFMGRTDPSCLNPHLTSPGGTHPSKGEKEPLEMARAHHRGPYACPLINDLNISPVPRDSMLQLQDNYRYPSFAPQGHPVMAPTQKSGFLGPMVEQHPEDTFTVTSL